One genomic region from Bactrocera tryoni isolate S06 chromosome 3, CSIRO_BtryS06_freeze2, whole genome shotgun sequence encodes:
- the LOC120771430 gene encoding uncharacterized protein LOC120771430: protein MEMLKSSTIWESASRPLFVRSIWLEAPKTGRAGAQRHFILDYEPRQRRIHSKSAASIRRNKAHATLQHSHSYDFVGDWQDHNQCRFAEEPQRDLLLIVPAKVEPPAAASTQQTHLLQQKYSNKTPPTPAGRSHKRATLFFRHRPPRHGPLHELYELYSRHSSLQDLQSTLSQANSHADERLAERVLNWLDLAGKRIDTTQPTEAPRDISEMGKRSKKPTAKTLTTQAPQTATIATTSNKSHTLRSANTQTQPHPQSQITTTQTSSNATRSRKQVRYASAVRPEQIPTASQTDQTRSADPVKHITIIFDREGVPVRFNRPVRNIDLCSLSASPSTVRRMAGTLASARLYNEGERSFLQPALKTVSAKQRRSTELEHGAYAVKSMQKRCHDAGAYDAKKQLHIFMPNLPKKGLLTAAGTNDSVCGSADDTVSGLSNVFSELCKI from the exons ATGGAAATGCTGAAATCATCAACAATTTGGGAATCCGCCAGTCGGCCGCTTTTTGTGCGCTCAATTTGGCTGGAAGCGCCGAAAACTGGGCGTGCCGGTGCACAACGCCATTTCATACTGGACTACGAGCCAAGACAGCGGCGCATACATTCGAAGTCGGCGGCGAGCATACGCAGAAATAAGGCGCATG CCACGTTGCAACATTCACATTCATATGACTTTGTTGGCGATTGGCAGGATCATAATCAGTGCAGATTTGCGGAAGAGCCGCAAAGAGATTTATTACTCATTGTGCCAGCCAAAGTAGAGCCACCAGCGGCAGCATCAACGCAACAGACACATCTCCTTCAACAGAAATACTCAAACAAAACACCACCCACTCCGGCGGGTCGCAGCCATAAACGAGCAACACTTTTTTTTCGCCATCGCCCACCGCGTCACGGTCCACTTCACGAACTCTACGAGCTGTATTCGCGCCACAGTTCACTACAAGATCTGCAATCGACGCTCTCACAAGCGAACTCACATGCGGATGAGCGCCTGGCGGAGCGTGTACTAAATTGGCTCGATTTAGCTGGCAAGCGTATTGACACCACTCAGCCAACTGAAGCTCCTAGAGACATCAGTGAAATGGGAAAGCGATCGAAAAAGCCAACAGCAAAGACACTAACAACACAGGCTCCACAAACTGCAACAATTGCTACTACCAGCAACAAGTCGCATACTCTGCGTTCCGCCAACACACAAACCCAGCCACACCCACAATCACAAATCACTACAACACAAACGTCCTCCAATGCAACACGTTCGCGTAAACAAGTCCGCTATGCAAGCGCTGTGCGCCCAGAGCAAATCCCAACAGCGAGCCAAACGGATCAAACTCGATCCGCAGATCCCGTCAAGCACATCACAATCATTTTCGATCGCGAGGGTGTGCCGGTGCGCTTCAATCGACCAGTACGTAACATAGATTTATGTAGCCTAAGCGCTAGCCCGAGCACAGTTCGTCGCATGGCTGGTACTTTGGCTTCCGCACGACTCTACAATGAAGGTGAGCGTTCTTTCCTGCAACCAGCATTGAAAACCGTCTCCGCGAAACAGCGTCGCTCCACTGAGTTGGAGCATGGCGCATATGCAGTGAAGTCAATGCAAAAACGATGCCACGATGCGGGTGCCTACGATGCCAAAAAACAACTGCATATTTTTATGCCGAATTTACCGAAGAAGGGTCTATTAACAGCGGCCGGTACGAATGATAGCGTTTGTGGCAGTGCCGATGATACGGTCAGTGGATTGAGCAATGTATTCAGTGagctttgtaaaatttaa